The proteins below come from a single Felis catus isolate Fca126 chromosome A1, F.catus_Fca126_mat1.0, whole genome shotgun sequence genomic window:
- the CCNO gene encoding cyclin-O, whose product MVTPCPTSLVSPAARARRRDDQNLRAPVKKNRRPRLRRKQPLQPLSPCPLPGDSGVCDVFESPSSGSDGADSPAASAALGCSPLPAPAQQLEQLDLQTFRDYGQSCYVFRKARESHFHPRESLARQPQVTAESRCKLLSWLIPVHRQFRLSFESLCLAVNTLDRFLTTTPVAADCFQLLGVTSLLIACKQVEVHPPRVKQLLALCCGAFSRQQLCNLECIVLHKLHFSLGAPTISFFLEHFTHARVEAGQAEVSEALEAQALARGVAELSLADYAFTSYTPSLLAICCLALADRMLQLPRPVDLRLGGHPEAALQDCLSKLQLLVAINETSLTHMLPFQICEKCSLSPKLK is encoded by the exons ATGGTGACCCCCTGCCCCACGAGTCTCGTGAGCCCCGCCGCCCGGGCTAGGAGGCGGGACGACCAGAACCTCCGCGCCCCGGTGAAGAAGAACAGGCGCCCACGTCTCCGGAGGAAGCAGCCGCTGCAGCCACTAAGCCCGTGCCCACTCCCCGGAGACTCCGGTGTTTGCGACGTGTTCGAGTCCCCCAGCTCCGGATCTGATGGTGCAGACAGTCCAGCAGCTTCCGCGGCGCTAGGCTGCAGCCCCCTACCTGCTCCTGCCCAGCAGTTGGAGCAGCTAGATCTACAGACCTTCCGTGACTACGGTCAGAGCTGCTACGTCTTCCGCAAGGCGAGGGAGAGCCACTTCCACCCGCGGGAGTCGCTGGCGCGGCAGCCACAA GTAACGGCGGAATCCCGCTGTAAGCTGCTTAGCTGGCTGATCCCCGTGCATCGCCAATTCCGTCTCTCCTTCGAATCGCTGTGCCTGGCGGTGAACActctggaccgctttcttaccaCCACCCCTGTGGCTGCAGACTGCTTCCAGCTGCTGGGGGTCACGTCCCTGCTTATCGCTTGCAAACAG GTGGAGGTGCACCCGCCACGCGTGAAGCAGCTCCTGGCCCTGTGCTGCGGTGCCTTCTCCCGGCAGCAACTCTGCAACCTCGAGTGCATCGTGCTGCACAAACTGCACTTCAGCCTCGGCGCACCAACCATCAGCTTCTTCTTGGAGCATTTCACTCACGCCCGCGTGGAGGCTGGGCAGGCTGAAGTCTCCGAAGCCCTGGAGGCACAAGCCTTGGCCCGCGGCGTGGCGGAACTGAGCCTGGCCGACTATGCCTTCACCAGCTATACTCCCTCCCTGCTGGCCATCTGTTGTCTGGCGCTGGCGGACCGTATGCTCCAGCTCCCGCGCCCGGTGGACTTGCGCCTAGGCGGGCACCCTGAGGCCGCACTGCAGGACTGCCTGAGCAAGCTGCAGCTACTGGTGGCCATAAACGAAACCTCCCTGACTCACATGCTGCCCTTCCAGATATGCGAGAAGTGCAGCCTGTCCCCGAAATTGAAATGA